A region from the Nonlabens sp. YIK11 genome encodes:
- a CDS encoding TonB-dependent receptor family protein — MKNRFSLLFLVLASLYGTAQQTTQQDSINNLRTIKLRSNSLFGSKFEAQNRTGSSYFLSSEDLAKFQYTDVNRALLTVPGVNITEEDGFGLRPNISLRGTQAERSAKITLMEDGVLIAPAPYSAPAAYYFPNVARMEAIEVLKGSSQVQYGPFTTGGAINFVSTTIPNELKGFARMNIGNYNSKQTQLKVGDSGEQLGYAVEYLNFNSDGFKSLDGGGNTGFDRNDYSAKIRYSTKADAHVFQSVTLKLQYSEGLDNETYLGLTQSDFDTDPYRRYLGSAADNITTEHDQIQLTHLIQPAKNLFITTTAYSNNFARNWYKLDYVNTGNGNVGLASILRDPVSNQNEYLAISSGADTAEDVLGVKANNRNYYGRGIQSKANIFFGTTNSSELEVGLRYHKDQEDRFQYVDLYGVENNQLIITSPGTPGTDANRISEATAIAAHALYKFKTGNLTLTPGLRYESIELTRDNYGSADPERTGINLSSRENTIDVFIPGIGANYRFNNSISLFGGVHKGFSPPGSAPDVDQEESVNYELGSRFNIAGIRGESTLFFNDYSNLLGSDLAAAGGGGTTDQFNAGAANVAGLEFALTYDFLEMSDNWSLPVSVNYTFTDTEFRNAFDSDVYGEVEIGDEIPYIAKNQFNVLAGVSHDTFDINLNARFVGAMRTVAGQGTIPATEKVDSNFVLDLSGRYHVNDHLSLTANIINALDNEYAVSRQPAGLRPGHPFGINAGIIAQF; from the coding sequence AATCGTGCGCTGCTTACCGTTCCTGGTGTCAATATTACCGAAGAAGATGGTTTTGGGCTGCGACCCAACATCTCTTTGCGTGGTACTCAAGCAGAACGATCTGCAAAAATCACGCTTATGGAAGATGGTGTACTTATCGCTCCAGCGCCATACTCTGCTCCAGCAGCATATTATTTTCCTAACGTGGCACGTATGGAAGCCATTGAAGTCCTTAAGGGAAGTAGTCAGGTCCAATACGGACCATTTACCACTGGTGGAGCCATCAATTTTGTATCCACTACCATACCTAACGAGCTTAAAGGCTTTGCAAGAATGAACATAGGAAACTATAACTCAAAGCAAACCCAACTTAAAGTAGGCGACAGTGGCGAGCAATTGGGTTATGCGGTAGAATACCTTAACTTCAATAGTGATGGCTTTAAAAGTCTTGATGGTGGCGGCAATACGGGCTTTGACCGCAATGATTATAGCGCCAAAATACGCTACAGCACAAAAGCAGATGCTCATGTTTTTCAATCGGTAACTTTAAAGCTTCAGTACAGCGAAGGCCTAGACAATGAAACCTACCTAGGTTTGACCCAATCTGATTTTGACACAGATCCCTATAGAAGATACTTGGGAAGTGCCGCAGACAATATCACAACAGAACACGATCAAATACAGTTAACGCACTTGATCCAACCTGCCAAAAACCTATTCATCACCACGACAGCGTACTCCAACAATTTTGCGCGCAACTGGTATAAATTAGATTATGTCAATACAGGAAACGGAAATGTAGGTCTTGCCTCTATTCTTAGAGATCCTGTTTCTAACCAAAATGAATACCTAGCCATTTCCAGCGGCGCTGACACGGCAGAAGATGTTTTGGGCGTCAAGGCAAACAACCGCAACTATTACGGTCGTGGCATTCAATCAAAAGCCAATATTTTCTTTGGAACAACTAACAGTAGTGAATTAGAAGTAGGGTTGCGTTATCATAAAGATCAAGAAGATCGTTTTCAATATGTGGATCTGTACGGTGTAGAAAACAACCAGCTCATTATCACAAGTCCTGGAACACCAGGCACAGATGCTAATAGAATTAGCGAGGCAACGGCAATTGCCGCCCACGCACTATACAAATTCAAAACAGGTAACCTAACGCTAACGCCAGGATTGCGATATGAAAGTATTGAGTTGACACGCGATAATTATGGTAGTGCAGACCCAGAACGTACCGGTATTAATTTAAGCTCCAGAGAAAATACCATCGATGTGTTTATTCCGGGAATAGGCGCTAACTATAGATTCAACAACAGCATCTCACTTTTTGGAGGTGTTCATAAAGGCTTCTCACCTCCAGGCAGCGCTCCAGATGTAGATCAGGAAGAAAGCGTGAACTATGAATTGGGTAGCAGATTCAACATCGCAGGAATACGTGGTGAAAGCACGTTATTTTTCAATGATTACTCCAACCTGTTAGGAAGTGATCTAGCCGCTGCAGGTGGTGGCGGTACGACAGACCAGTTCAATGCTGGAGCTGCAAACGTGGCCGGACTTGAGTTTGCATTGACTTATGACTTTCTTGAAATGAGCGACAACTGGTCGCTACCTGTAAGCGTCAACTACACCTTTACAGACACCGAGTTCCGTAATGCGTTTGACAGCGATGTGTATGGAGAAGTGGAGATAGGCGACGAGATTCCCTACATCGCAAAAAACCAGTTTAACGTGCTTGCTGGTGTATCACACGATACCTTTGACATCAACCTCAACGCGAGATTTGTGGGCGCCATGAGAACGGTTGCCGGTCAAGGCACGATACCAGCAACAGAAAAAGTGGACAGCAATTTTGTACTCGACCTTTCTGGAAGGTATCATGTCAACGATCACCTGTCGCTTACCGCAAATATTATTAATGCATTGGATAATGAATATGCCGTATCCAGACAACCTGCTGGGTTGAGACCTGGACATCCTTTTGGGATCAATGCTGGGATAATAGCTCAGTTTTAG